One stretch of Molothrus aeneus isolate 106 chromosome 2, BPBGC_Maene_1.0, whole genome shotgun sequence DNA includes these proteins:
- the FHL2 gene encoding four and a half LIM domains protein 2 isoform X1: protein MTERFDCHYCKESLFGKKYILKEDSPYCVKCYENLYSNTCEECKKPIGADCKDLSYKDRHWHETCFHCFQCKNSLVDKPFAAKEEHLLCTDCYSNEYSSKCNECKKTIMPGTRKMEYKGNSWHETCFICCHCQQPIGTKSFIPKDNQNFCVPCYEKQFAMQCVQCKKAITTGGVTYREQPWHKECFVCTECKKQLSGQRFTSRDEFAYCLSCFCNLYAKKCAGCTNPISGLGGTKYISFEERQWHNDCFNCKKCSLSLVGRGFLTERDDILCPECGKDI, encoded by the exons ATGACTGAACGCTTTGATTGCCACTACTGCAAAGAGTCTCTATTTGGTAAGAAGTACATCCTGAAGGAGGACAGCCCCTACTGTGTGAAATGTTATGAAAATCTTTATTCCAACACCTGTGAGGAATGCAAAAAACCTATTGGTGCTGACTGCAAG GATCTGTCTTATAAGGACCGCCACTGGCATGAAACCTGCTTCCACTGCTTCCAGTGCAAGAATTCCTTGGTGGACAAACCTTTTGCTGCAAAAGAGGAACATCTACTTTGTACTGACTGCTACTCCAATGAATACTCTTCCAAATGTAATGAGTGCAAGAAGACTATTATGCCAG GTACTCGGAAGATGGAATACAAGGGCAACAGCTGGCACGAGACCTGCTTTatctgctgccactgccagcagcctaTTGGGACAAAGAGCTTCATCCCTAAGGACAATCAAAACTTTTGTGTCCCCTGCTATGAAAAGCAGTTTGCCATGCAATGTGTCCAGTGCAAGAAG GCTATCACCACAGGAGGCGTTACCTACCGGGAGCAACCATGGCATAAGGAGTGCTTTGTGTGTACTGAGTGCAAGAAGCAGCTGTCCGGACAGCGCTTTACCTCCAGGGATGAGTTTGCATACTGCTTGAGCTGCTTCTGCAACCTGTACGCCAAAAAGTGTGCTGGATGCACAAACCCAATCAGTG GACTCGGAGGAACCAAGTACATCTCTTTTGAAGAACGGCAGTGGCATAATGATTGCTTTAACTGTAAGAAATGCTCCCTTTCATTGGTGGGTCGTGGCTTCCTCACAGAAAGGGATGACATCCTTTGCCCTGAATGTGGAAAGGATATTTAA
- the FHL2 gene encoding four and a half LIM domains protein 2 isoform X2, translated as MPGTRKMEYKGNSWHETCFICCHCQQPIGTKSFIPKDNQNFCVPCYEKQFAMQCVQCKKAITTGGVTYREQPWHKECFVCTECKKQLSGQRFTSRDEFAYCLSCFCNLYAKKCAGCTNPISGLGGTKYISFEERQWHNDCFNCKKCSLSLVGRGFLTERDDILCPECGKDI; from the exons ATGCCAG GTACTCGGAAGATGGAATACAAGGGCAACAGCTGGCACGAGACCTGCTTTatctgctgccactgccagcagcctaTTGGGACAAAGAGCTTCATCCCTAAGGACAATCAAAACTTTTGTGTCCCCTGCTATGAAAAGCAGTTTGCCATGCAATGTGTCCAGTGCAAGAAG GCTATCACCACAGGAGGCGTTACCTACCGGGAGCAACCATGGCATAAGGAGTGCTTTGTGTGTACTGAGTGCAAGAAGCAGCTGTCCGGACAGCGCTTTACCTCCAGGGATGAGTTTGCATACTGCTTGAGCTGCTTCTGCAACCTGTACGCCAAAAAGTGTGCTGGATGCACAAACCCAATCAGTG GACTCGGAGGAACCAAGTACATCTCTTTTGAAGAACGGCAGTGGCATAATGATTGCTTTAACTGTAAGAAATGCTCCCTTTCATTGGTGGGTCGTGGCTTCCTCACAGAAAGGGATGACATCCTTTGCCCTGAATGTGGAAAGGATATTTAA